The following are encoded in a window of Arthrobacter woluwensis genomic DNA:
- a CDS encoding DNA-3-methyladenine glycosylase I produces MTETLEPAAAREATAQGAPASGAVLCEDGLRRPAWAAVDGMMREYYDTEWGMPVRDEQGLFERISLEGFQAGLSWATILRKRPAFRTAFADFSPDAVAAFTDDDGERLMADAGIVRNRAKILATIANARATVALREEGGLVDFVWSFKPAETPAPRTFADVPTVSDESKALSKALKKKGFNFVGPTTMYALMEAIGIVDTHLVDSHRRGTSGVWPSA; encoded by the coding sequence ATGACCGAGACGCTCGAGCCCGCCGCGGCCCGCGAGGCCACCGCTCAGGGCGCCCCGGCGAGCGGCGCCGTGCTGTGCGAGGACGGTCTGCGCCGCCCGGCGTGGGCCGCCGTCGACGGCATGATGCGCGAGTACTACGACACCGAGTGGGGCATGCCCGTCCGTGACGAGCAGGGCCTGTTCGAGCGGATCTCGCTGGAGGGGTTCCAGGCGGGCCTGTCGTGGGCGACCATTCTGCGGAAGCGGCCGGCGTTCCGGACCGCGTTCGCGGACTTCTCCCCGGACGCGGTCGCGGCCTTCACGGACGACGACGGCGAGCGGCTCATGGCGGACGCCGGCATCGTGCGGAACCGGGCGAAGATCCTGGCCACCATCGCCAACGCGCGCGCCACCGTGGCACTCCGCGAGGAAGGCGGACTCGTGGATTTCGTCTGGTCCTTCAAGCCTGCCGAAACGCCGGCGCCGCGCACGTTCGCAGACGTCCCGACCGTCTCGGACGAGTCCAAGGCCCTGTCCAAGGCCCTGAAGAAAAAGGGCTTCAACTTCGTCGGGCCCACCACCATGTACGCGCTCATGGAAGCCATCGGCATCGTGGACACGCACCTGGTGGACAGCCACCGCCGCGGGACGTCCGGGGTGTGGCCGAGCGCCTGA
- a CDS encoding VOC family protein — MSAALTRVVISVRALEPALAFYRDLLGLPAELTPGFAMLTAGNGVEVFLHERESQASDLSVAATFTVPGLDALCEAWAAQGGEVVDAPETRPWGDRMAVVRDADGHLVCLVEER, encoded by the coding sequence ATGTCCGCAGCACTGACCCGCGTGGTGATCTCCGTCCGCGCCCTGGAACCGGCCCTGGCCTTCTACCGCGACCTCCTCGGTCTGCCGGCGGAGCTCACCCCGGGCTTCGCGATGCTGACCGCGGGCAACGGTGTCGAGGTGTTCCTCCACGAACGGGAGAGCCAGGCGAGCGACCTCTCCGTCGCCGCCACGTTCACCGTCCCGGGGCTGGACGCGCTGTGTGAAGCGTGGGCGGCGCAGGGCGGCGAGGTCGTCGACGCACCGGAGACCCGGCCGTGGGGCGACCGGATGGCCGTGGTCCGCGACGCCGACGGCCACCTGGTCTGCCTCGTCGAGGAGCGCTGA
- a CDS encoding SDR family NAD(P)-dependent oxidoreductase has protein sequence MTTQHLAGATALVTGGSIGIGRGIALSLARAGARVALTYRSHAPEDSLLDELRALSGAEPLALQVDATDEAQVKNLADAVSREFGRLDVLVNNAGGLVQRATLRELDLDLWHRILSVNLDTTFLITHHLKPLLPQGRGRIINIASLAGHNGGHPGALAYATSKAAIFGFTRSLAREVAPEGITVNALAPGFIEATPFHDTFTTADSKNATIATIPAGRAGVPDDVADAVLWLAGEGSAFVTGTVIDINGGQYVR, from the coding sequence ATGACCACGCAGCACCTCGCCGGCGCCACCGCCCTCGTCACCGGAGGAAGCATCGGGATCGGACGCGGGATCGCCCTGTCCCTGGCCCGCGCCGGAGCCCGGGTGGCCCTCACCTATCGCAGCCACGCCCCGGAGGACTCGCTCCTGGACGAACTCCGGGCGCTGTCCGGAGCGGAACCCCTGGCTCTCCAGGTCGACGCCACGGATGAAGCCCAGGTGAAGAACCTGGCGGACGCCGTCAGCCGGGAGTTCGGCCGGCTGGACGTCCTGGTCAACAACGCCGGCGGCCTGGTGCAGCGCGCCACGCTCCGCGAACTGGATCTGGACCTGTGGCACCGCATCCTCAGCGTCAACCTGGACACCACGTTCCTGATCACCCACCACCTGAAGCCCCTGCTGCCCCAGGGCCGCGGCCGCATCATCAACATCGCTTCCCTGGCCGGGCACAACGGCGGGCATCCCGGCGCCCTCGCCTACGCGACGTCCAAAGCCGCGATCTTCGGCTTCACCCGCTCGCTCGCCCGGGAGGTCGCGCCCGAAGGCATCACGGTGAACGCCCTGGCACCCGGCTTCATCGAGGCCACACCGTTCCATGACACCTTCACGACGGCGGACTCGAAGAACGCGACCATCGCCACCATCCCTGCGGGCCGGGCGGGCGTCCCCGACGACGTGGCGGACGCCGTGCTCTGGCTCGCCGGGGAGGGATCCGCTTTCGTCACGGGAACGGTGATCGACATCAACGGGGGTCAGTACGTCCGATGA
- a CDS encoding MFS transporter, translating into MNIPVPENASATRRPDPGSLPERTLRKVRWRIVPLIVLLYLIAFLDRNNVGFAKGPLTHDLGINDAAYGLGAGIFFIGYVLMEIPSNAGMYRFGARRWIARILISWGILATAMAFVWNEPSFYTARFLLGAAEAGFFPAVLFYFTLWFPTAQRAAVLGLFILAQPVANALGAPLSASLLNLDGFLGLTGWQWMFIIEGVPAVVLGVFVPRLLTDRPSEARWLAPDEKAWLTSTMEAEYAAKALPGKHSFLQGLREPRAWAYGLLNFGMVCGIYGLGLWLPTIVKGLGVKDNTTLGLLVMIPYAVAIPFVYWWAKRADRTGRRALHASLSMVLAAVGLLGAAYLLPVNAAWAMAALSVAAVGIFSAGAPFLSIPSAAFAGATAAAALGLMNSLGNVGGFVAPYLVGLIKQATGSDQLALTFLAGCLTLTAVLVYAYANRRPEGNSRIPQTTP; encoded by the coding sequence ATGAACATCCCAGTGCCGGAGAACGCTTCCGCCACCCGTCGGCCGGATCCTGGATCCCTGCCGGAAAGGACCCTGAGGAAGGTCCGGTGGCGCATCGTCCCGCTGATCGTCCTCCTGTATCTGATCGCCTTCCTGGACCGGAACAACGTCGGATTCGCCAAAGGACCACTCACCCACGACCTCGGCATCAACGACGCCGCCTACGGCCTGGGAGCAGGAATCTTCTTCATCGGCTACGTCCTGATGGAGATCCCCAGCAACGCGGGCATGTACCGTTTCGGGGCCCGGCGCTGGATCGCCAGGATCCTGATCAGCTGGGGCATCCTGGCGACCGCCATGGCCTTCGTCTGGAACGAACCGTCCTTCTACACGGCACGGTTCCTGCTCGGCGCCGCGGAGGCCGGGTTCTTCCCCGCCGTGCTGTTCTACTTCACCCTCTGGTTCCCCACGGCTCAGCGAGCGGCCGTCCTGGGCCTGTTCATCCTGGCTCAGCCCGTGGCCAACGCGCTCGGTGCCCCGCTGTCCGCCTCGCTCCTGAACCTGGACGGGTTCCTCGGGCTCACCGGCTGGCAGTGGATGTTCATCATCGAAGGCGTCCCGGCCGTGGTGCTGGGTGTCTTCGTGCCGCGGCTCCTGACCGACCGCCCGTCCGAGGCCCGCTGGCTGGCCCCGGACGAGAAGGCCTGGCTCACCTCCACCATGGAAGCCGAGTACGCGGCCAAGGCCCTCCCGGGCAAGCACTCGTTCCTTCAGGGACTCCGCGAACCGCGGGCCTGGGCATACGGCCTACTCAACTTCGGCATGGTCTGCGGCATCTACGGTCTCGGCCTGTGGCTGCCGACCATCGTCAAGGGCCTGGGCGTCAAGGACAACACCACGCTCGGCCTCCTGGTCATGATCCCGTACGCCGTCGCCATCCCCTTCGTGTACTGGTGGGCGAAGCGCGCGGACCGCACCGGACGGCGGGCCCTGCACGCGTCGCTCAGCATGGTGCTCGCAGCCGTCGGCCTGCTCGGCGCGGCGTATCTCCTGCCCGTGAACGCGGCCTGGGCCATGGCCGCGCTGTCCGTGGCCGCCGTCGGGATCTTCTCGGCCGGCGCGCCCTTCCTGTCCATCCCGTCCGCGGCGTTCGCCGGCGCGACGGCGGCCGCGGCCCTGGGCCTCATGAACTCCCTGGGCAACGTCGGCGGCTTCGTCGCCCCGTACCTGGTGGGCCTCATCAAGCAGGCCACCGGGAGCGATCAGCTCGCCCTCACCTTCCTGGCCGGTTGCCTCACCCTGACCGCCGTGCTCGTGTACGCCTACGCGAACCGGCGGCCGGAGGGCAACTCCCGCATCCCGCAGACCACCCCGTGA
- a CDS encoding RbsD/FucU domain-containing protein codes for MIRGPLKHPVVLAALAGAGHKSTVLIADLNYAASTAVAAGTPTVHLALTAGTPTVPEVLDVVRGVIPVEHATQIRPSEDALPSPVQDEVRTLLGVPPELVSREDFYRLARSEDLALAIITGDTRRFGNVLLRIGALTEPPY; via the coding sequence ATGATCCGCGGACCTCTCAAACACCCCGTCGTCCTGGCGGCCCTGGCGGGCGCGGGCCACAAGTCGACCGTGCTGATCGCGGACCTCAACTACGCGGCCTCCACCGCCGTGGCCGCCGGAACCCCGACGGTCCACCTGGCCCTGACCGCGGGGACCCCCACGGTGCCGGAGGTGCTGGACGTGGTCCGGGGCGTGATCCCGGTCGAGCACGCCACGCAGATCCGCCCCTCCGAGGACGCGCTGCCGAGCCCCGTGCAGGACGAGGTGCGGACCCTGCTCGGCGTCCCTCCGGAGCTCGTGAGCCGCGAGGACTTCTACCGGCTCGCCCGCTCCGAGGACCTGGCCCTGGCGATCATCACGGGTGACACCCGCCGCTTCGGCAACGTCCTGCTCCGGATCGGCGCGCTCACCGAGCCACCCTACTGA
- the trmB gene encoding tRNA (guanosine(46)-N7)-methyltransferase TrmB — protein sequence MDSPDPANASESASASEPRAPHRPVTEGSQASFGTYRRNPVSFVRRGTRLQGRRQEAWDEYADRFVVDVPRHVADTSVHPDYRFDAEAEFGRKAPLVVEVGSGLGEAVTHAAAEHPEWDFLAVEVYTPGLANTLVKIAQAGLTNVRVVQANAPEVLTTMLPAGSVHQVWVFFPDPWHKAKHHKRRLLQPAFAEQVAQALEPGGLWRIATDWSNYAVHARDVVNASPDFENLHDGERAGEESPLTQVWASGVETVVGGAPVREGRAPVSTGHTGPNEGVDELGGWAPRFEGRTLTSFERKALEAGRMVFDLTYRRKP from the coding sequence ATGGATTCCCCCGACCCCGCGAACGCCTCCGAGAGCGCCTCCGCCTCCGAGCCGCGCGCTCCGCACCGCCCCGTCACCGAAGGCAGCCAGGCCTCCTTCGGGACCTACCGGCGCAACCCCGTGAGCTTCGTGCGGCGCGGCACCCGGCTCCAGGGGCGCCGCCAGGAGGCCTGGGACGAGTATGCGGACCGCTTCGTGGTGGACGTGCCGCGCCATGTCGCCGACACCTCGGTGCACCCCGACTACCGCTTCGACGCCGAGGCCGAATTCGGCCGCAAGGCTCCGCTCGTGGTGGAGGTCGGCTCCGGCCTGGGCGAGGCCGTCACCCACGCCGCGGCGGAGCACCCCGAATGGGACTTCCTGGCCGTCGAGGTCTACACGCCGGGTCTCGCCAACACCCTCGTCAAGATCGCGCAGGCCGGCCTGACGAACGTCCGCGTCGTCCAGGCGAACGCCCCCGAGGTCCTGACCACCATGCTGCCGGCGGGCTCGGTGCATCAGGTGTGGGTGTTCTTCCCGGACCCCTGGCACAAGGCGAAGCACCACAAGCGGCGTCTGCTCCAGCCGGCGTTCGCGGAGCAGGTCGCCCAGGCGCTCGAGCCCGGCGGGCTGTGGCGGATCGCCACCGACTGGTCCAACTACGCCGTGCACGCACGGGACGTCGTGAACGCCTCACCGGACTTCGAGAATCTGCACGACGGCGAGCGCGCCGGTGAGGAGAGCCCCCTCACGCAGGTGTGGGCGAGCGGCGTGGAGACCGTGGTGGGCGGCGCACCCGTGCGGGAGGGCCGCGCTCCCGTGAGCACCGGCCACACCGGCCCGAACGAAGGCGTCGACGAGCTGGGCGGCTGGGCCCCGCGCTTCGAAGGCCGGACCCTGACGAGTTTCGAGCGCAAGGCCCTGGAGGCCGGGCGCATGGTGTTCGATCTGACATACCGGAGGAAGCCATGA
- a CDS encoding IclR family transcriptional regulator, with product MSQTVQRAIDILEFCSVRPRTLLEIADMIGVHRTTALRLVQTLAGGGLIRRDERGLYGVGFRLAALADSALRQFDLRTMVHPFILDLSERVGQTVQFAVPDGDAVVYVDKIEPADSIHLDTRIGGQVVVQTAGVSKALLAFMDPEQRDRIVDGITFRPFTSSSITSREEFLRRLDEVRDTGWAYDDGEYEEISNCIAAPVWNHAGTAAGAISITAIKSQMDLTRLRELLPDLLETARAVSESLGWSPTAS from the coding sequence ATGAGTCAGACGGTCCAGCGAGCCATCGACATCCTGGAGTTCTGCAGCGTCCGGCCCCGGACCCTGCTGGAGATCGCGGACATGATCGGCGTGCACCGCACCACGGCGCTGCGCCTCGTGCAGACCCTGGCGGGTGGCGGGCTGATCCGGCGGGACGAGCGGGGCCTTTACGGGGTGGGCTTCCGGCTGGCCGCCCTGGCCGACTCGGCGCTCCGACAGTTCGATCTGCGCACCATGGTGCACCCGTTCATCCTGGACCTGAGCGAACGCGTCGGGCAGACCGTGCAGTTCGCCGTCCCCGACGGCGACGCGGTGGTCTACGTCGACAAGATCGAACCGGCCGACTCGATCCACCTCGACACCCGCATCGGCGGGCAGGTGGTGGTGCAGACCGCCGGGGTGAGCAAGGCGCTGCTGGCCTTCATGGACCCGGAACAGAGGGACCGGATCGTGGACGGGATCACCTTCCGGCCCTTCACCTCCTCCTCGATCACCTCGCGTGAGGAATTCCTGCGCCGCCTGGACGAGGTGCGGGACACCGGCTGGGCCTACGACGACGGCGAGTACGAGGAGATCTCCAACTGCATCGCCGCCCCGGTCTGGAACCACGCGGGGACCGCGGCCGGCGCCATCTCGATCACCGCCATCAAGTCCCAGATGGACCTGACCCGGTTGCGGGAACTGCTCCCGGATCTGCTGGAGACCGCCCGCGCCGTGTCCGAGTCGCTCGGCTGGAGCCCGACGGCGTCCTGA